The Nocardioides panzhihuensis genome has a segment encoding these proteins:
- a CDS encoding SAM-dependent methyltransferase, producing MSVESVTLDRPVRRAPAATGSLRASIAKQILRLATRQAPVDVVLPDGSLLNRRGGSPTAGRPGIVLRSPESFYGRVAVNPKIGIGEAYTAEDWHAADGTDLADALTPYAERLSGLLPAWMLRLRGLVDQPIPADQRGAVEDTQENISAHYDLGNEMFAAFLDPTLSYSSAMFDRTRPLAEQDLQEAQLRKVNAALDLAGVGAGDEVLEIGTGWGTLAIEAARRGARVTTVTLSVEQAAMARERVEAAGLTERVEVLVRDYRHVAGTFDAVVSIEMIEAVGERYWPEYFATLSRLVRPGGAIALQAITMPHQRYLATRHSYGWIQKHIFPGGLIPSTTAISEQAGRVGLAVTRTDTFGADYAETLRRWRAAFLAAWPTIRSDAFGEEFRRTWEFYLAYCEAGFRAGVIDVAQIRLEADRREVP from the coding sequence ATGAGCGTGGAGTCCGTGACGCTCGACCGGCCGGTGCGCAGGGCGCCGGCGGCGACCGGGAGCCTGCGAGCAAGCATCGCCAAGCAGATACTGCGTCTGGCGACGCGGCAGGCCCCGGTCGACGTCGTGCTCCCGGACGGGAGCCTGCTCAACCGTCGCGGCGGTTCACCCACCGCGGGAAGGCCGGGCATCGTGCTACGGAGCCCGGAGTCGTTCTACGGCCGAGTCGCTGTGAACCCGAAGATCGGCATCGGCGAGGCGTACACGGCCGAGGACTGGCACGCCGCCGACGGCACCGATCTCGCGGATGCACTCACGCCGTACGCCGAACGTCTCTCCGGGCTGCTCCCGGCCTGGATGCTGCGACTGCGCGGCCTGGTCGACCAGCCGATCCCCGCCGACCAGCGTGGGGCGGTGGAGGACACCCAGGAGAACATCTCCGCCCACTACGACCTGGGGAACGAGATGTTCGCCGCGTTCCTCGACCCCACCCTCAGCTACAGCTCGGCCATGTTCGACCGCACGCGTCCGCTCGCCGAGCAGGATCTGCAGGAGGCGCAGCTGCGCAAGGTCAACGCTGCCCTCGACCTGGCGGGCGTCGGCGCCGGTGACGAGGTGCTGGAGATCGGTACGGGATGGGGGACTCTCGCGATCGAGGCAGCACGTCGCGGCGCGCGGGTCACCACGGTCACGCTGTCGGTGGAGCAGGCGGCCATGGCCAGAGAGCGGGTGGAGGCCGCGGGACTCACCGAGCGGGTCGAGGTGCTGGTGCGGGACTACCGTCACGTCGCCGGCACCTTCGACGCCGTGGTCAGCATCGAGATGATCGAGGCGGTCGGCGAGCGCTACTGGCCGGAGTACTTCGCCACCCTGTCCCGGCTGGTCCGCCCCGGCGGAGCCATCGCCCTGCAGGCGATCACCATGCCGCACCAGCGCTACCTGGCCACCCGCCACTCCTACGGCTGGATCCAGAAGCACATCTTCCCGGGCGGGCTGATCCCGTCGACCACAGCCATCTCCGAGCAGGCCGGCAGGGTCGGCCTGGCGGTGACCCGCACCGACACGTTCGGCGCCGACTACGCCGAGACGCTACGCCGCTGGCGCGCGGCCTTCCTGGCCGCGTGGCCGACGATCCGGTCGGACGCCTTCGGTGAGGAGTTCCGGCGCACCTGGGAGTTCTACCTGGCCTACTGTGAGGCGGGCTTCCGCGCCGGGGTCATCGACGTCGCCCAGATACGACTGGAAGCCGACCGGCGGGAGGTGCCATGA
- a CDS encoding MerR family transcriptional regulator, translating into MYTIKHAAQRVGITTATLRAWERRYGVITPHRSESGYRLYGDHDVAVLLSMKHLVDQGWSVGLAAAEAVRIDREHPAPDTTPRSPDSGRPAQPLPALAERLTAAASALDTTDLAAALDQVFALGSFETVMTDHVFPALGMLGDAWADGRVSVAGEHLSSNAVMRRLAVAYEAAATHGHGPRITLGLAPHTRHEIGLFAFAVAARRRGMDTDYLGADLPLDDWLGVVDDPDLAAVVLAIPTTADIPCADEVITALCDRRPDLVVAVGGAQQAHAPEPAFRLGHDIAAGAGILAAAISR; encoded by the coding sequence ATGTACACCATCAAGCACGCGGCGCAGCGGGTCGGCATCACCACCGCGACGCTTCGTGCCTGGGAACGCAGGTACGGGGTCATCACGCCGCACCGGTCCGAGAGCGGCTACCGCCTGTACGGCGACCACGACGTCGCCGTGCTGCTCTCGATGAAGCACCTCGTCGACCAGGGCTGGTCGGTCGGCCTGGCCGCGGCCGAGGCGGTCCGGATCGATCGCGAACACCCGGCTCCCGACACGACCCCGAGGTCGCCGGACAGCGGTCGTCCCGCCCAGCCGCTCCCCGCCCTCGCGGAGAGACTGACCGCCGCCGCATCAGCACTCGACACCACCGACCTGGCCGCAGCCCTGGACCAGGTGTTCGCTCTCGGCAGCTTCGAGACGGTGATGACCGACCACGTCTTTCCCGCCCTGGGGATGCTCGGCGATGCCTGGGCGGACGGCCGGGTCAGCGTCGCCGGCGAGCATCTGTCGTCGAACGCGGTGATGCGGCGTCTCGCCGTCGCCTACGAGGCGGCGGCCACCCATGGTCACGGCCCTCGTATCACCCTCGGGCTGGCTCCCCACACCCGGCACGAGATCGGGCTCTTCGCCTTCGCCGTCGCCGCCCGACGCCGCGGCATGGACACCGACTACCTGGGTGCCGACCTTCCCCTCGACGACTGGCTCGGCGTCGTCGACGATCCCGATCTCGCCGCCGTCGTGCTCGCGATCCCCACCACGGCCGACATCCCCTGCGCCGACGAGGTGATCACCGCCCTGTGCGACCGCCGCCCCGATCTCGTCGTGGCCGTCGGCGGCGCCCAGCAGGCCCACGCTCCCGAGCCCGCCTTCCGCCTGGGTCACGACATCGCAGCCGGCGCGGGGATCCTCGCCGCCGCCATCTCCCGCTAG
- a CDS encoding SRPBCC family protein: MRIDRTVETSASTAEVFDFLADFTNTEHWDPGTVRTDRVSGDGGVGTTYANTSRFLGRTTDLTYVVEAYEPGTRIVLRGENKTVVAHDTMTFVPTANGGTSVRYVAEFELKGMTKIVAPLLAPAFTRLGDTASEQMRATLDQLAR; encoded by the coding sequence ATGAGAATCGACCGAACAGTGGAGACCTCCGCGTCGACAGCCGAGGTGTTCGACTTCCTGGCCGACTTCACCAACACCGAGCACTGGGATCCGGGGACCGTGCGCACCGACCGCGTCTCCGGAGACGGCGGCGTGGGGACGACCTACGCGAACACCTCTCGCTTCCTCGGGCGCACCACCGATCTCACCTACGTGGTGGAGGCCTACGAGCCCGGCACCCGGATCGTGCTACGTGGCGAGAACAAGACGGTCGTCGCCCATGACACGATGACCTTCGTACCGACAGCCAACGGCGGAACATCTGTGCGCTACGTGGCCGAGTTCGAACTGAAAGGCATGACCAAGATCGTGGCCCCGTTGCTGGCTCCCGCATTCACCCGCCTGGGTGACACCGCTTCCGAGCAGATGCGCGCGACCCTGGACCAGCTGGCGCGGTAG
- a CDS encoding DUF1365 domain-containing protein — translation MIPSPAFPEVPALVVGHVSHAREVPLRHAFRHRSYQWLIDVDDPPRLPFWLRPLAGFRVEDHLDAGSSGRGVRGDLGVFLAARGVFLAPTDRVLMLANARVLGHVFDPLTVFWVQSDDGVLRAVVFEVHNTYGDRHAYLLDIDRRGHARIDKAFYVSPFNDMAGSYEIQLRVDPGEVAVTVGLDRDGVRVLTATTRGVPEPATRRALLRVSLTHLLMPHRVSALIRFHGIRLWLRKLPVLTRPAAQKEATS, via the coding sequence GTGATCCCGTCGCCGGCCTTTCCCGAGGTCCCCGCGCTGGTCGTGGGTCATGTCAGTCATGCCAGAGAGGTGCCGTTGCGGCATGCTTTTCGCCACCGCAGCTACCAGTGGCTCATCGACGTCGACGATCCGCCACGTCTGCCCTTCTGGCTGCGTCCCCTGGCTGGGTTCCGGGTCGAGGACCATCTCGACGCGGGCTCTTCGGGGCGCGGCGTACGTGGTGATCTCGGTGTGTTCCTCGCGGCCCGAGGGGTCTTTCTCGCGCCGACCGACCGGGTGCTCATGCTGGCGAATGCCCGAGTCCTGGGCCACGTCTTCGACCCCCTCACGGTCTTCTGGGTGCAGTCGGACGACGGTGTGCTGCGAGCGGTCGTCTTCGAGGTGCACAACACCTACGGCGACCGCCACGCCTACCTGCTCGACATCGATCGTCGCGGACACGCCCGCATCGACAAGGCCTTCTACGTCTCGCCGTTCAACGACATGGCCGGCAGCTATGAGATCCAGCTGCGGGTCGACCCGGGCGAGGTCGCGGTGACCGTCGGCCTGGACCGCGACGGCGTCCGCGTGCTGACGGCGACCACCCGAGGAGTCCCGGAGCCGGCGACGCGTCGCGCGCTGCTTCGGGTGAGCCTCACCCACCTGCTGATGCCCCATCGGGTCAGCGCTCTCATCCGGTTCCACGGGATCCGGCTGTGGTTGCGCAAGCTGCCCGTCCTCACTCGTCCTGCCGCACAGAAGGAGGCCACATCATGA
- a CDS encoding NAD(P)/FAD-dependent oxidoreductase, with amino-acid sequence MSRAASTPRPTVAVIGGGVSGLTAAHLLGRTHDVTLFEAEQRLGGHAHTHEVSTASGAVLRVDSGFIVMNERTYPNLLRLFGELGVETRPTEMSMSIVCDDCGLAYAGGRGLGGILAQPGRLRDPRFVRMLAQVPRFHRRARRLLETDSDLTWGEFLVDGGFSDYFVQHFAVPLVSCVWSCGEEDAAGYPARHLFAFLDHHGMLQVTGSPTWRTVVGGSRAYVDKLAERLGDVRVGEPVTAVARSVDGVEVRTAAETRHFDRAVVATHADQALRLLVDASPEEKADLAAIGYSRNETWLHRDATLLPDSPRARASWNYRLAACGGGADKVVVSYWMNRLQGLDDRDEHVVTLNATEHVDPATVTARMTYEHPVFTTEAVAAAARLRTAGGPRLAFAGAHLGWGFHEDGCRSGVEAAESFGATW; translated from the coding sequence ATGAGCCGAGCGGCGAGCACCCCGCGGCCAACGGTTGCCGTGATCGGGGGCGGAGTCTCCGGACTGACCGCCGCTCATCTCCTCGGGCGCACCCACGACGTCACGCTCTTCGAGGCCGAGCAGAGGCTCGGCGGCCATGCGCACACCCACGAGGTCTCGACCGCATCGGGAGCCGTCCTCCGCGTGGACAGCGGCTTCATCGTGATGAACGAGCGCACCTATCCCAACCTGCTCCGCCTCTTCGGTGAGCTCGGTGTCGAGACGCGGCCGACCGAGATGAGCATGAGCATCGTCTGCGACGACTGCGGTCTGGCGTACGCCGGGGGCAGGGGCCTCGGCGGCATCCTGGCCCAGCCGGGGCGACTCCGCGACCCTCGCTTCGTCCGCATGCTGGCGCAGGTGCCCCGCTTCCACCGCCGAGCCCGCCGCCTGCTCGAGACCGACAGCGATCTGACCTGGGGAGAGTTCCTGGTCGACGGTGGCTTCAGCGACTACTTCGTCCAGCACTTCGCCGTGCCGCTGGTCTCCTGCGTCTGGTCGTGCGGTGAAGAGGACGCCGCCGGCTACCCGGCCCGGCACCTGTTCGCCTTCCTCGACCACCACGGGATGCTTCAGGTCACCGGATCGCCCACCTGGCGTACGGTCGTGGGCGGCTCCCGCGCCTACGTGGACAAGCTCGCCGAGCGGCTCGGAGACGTCCGCGTCGGCGAACCCGTGACCGCTGTGGCGCGGTCCGTCGATGGGGTCGAGGTGCGCACCGCGGCGGAGACCAGGCACTTCGACCGGGCGGTGGTGGCGACTCACGCCGACCAGGCCCTGAGGCTCCTGGTGGACGCGAGCCCCGAGGAGAAGGCGGACCTGGCCGCCATCGGATACTCGCGGAACGAGACCTGGCTGCACCGCGACGCCACCCTGCTGCCGGACTCGCCCCGTGCTCGAGCCTCGTGGAACTACCGCCTCGCGGCGTGCGGCGGCGGCGCCGACAAGGTGGTCGTCAGCTACTGGATGAACCGCCTTCAGGGCCTCGACGACCGCGACGAGCACGTGGTCACCCTCAATGCCACCGAGCACGTGGACCCGGCCACGGTCACCGCACGGATGACCTACGAGCACCCCGTCTTCACCACCGAGGCCGTCGCGGCGGCGGCTCGGCTGCGTACTGCCGGCGGCCCCAGGCTGGCCTTCGCCGGGGCACACCTCGGTTGGGGCTTCCACGAGGACGGCTGCCGCTCCGGGGTGGAGGCGGCGGAATCGTTCGGAGCGACCTGGTGA